Proteins from a genomic interval of Flammeovirgaceae bacterium SG7u.111:
- a CDS encoding dipeptidase has protein sequence MKTTTIYTSISLLFLTLLLGCGGAKEAEEPTLADAEALAKKYIITDGHVDLPFRLAVKMFRVEKVLEDVTKETKGDFDYPKAKAGGLDAPFMSIYVPSSRQLDGTAKSLADSLIDIVENITIEHPDKFALAKTPEDVEANFAKGLISFPMGMENGAPIMDSISNVKYFYDRGIRYITLTHGKDNQICDSSYDTTYTYNGLSEFGEEVVMEMNKVGIMVDISHVSDSTFYDVMKLTKAPVIASHSSCREFTPGFERNMNDDMIKKLGENGGVIQINFGSTFLDGALQEKRKANREVVMAYAEENGLERGDSLLTVFSDSVTAANDPFSSVQKVADHIDHVVKLAGIDHVGLGSDFDGVGDSLPVGLKNVSQYPNLILELMKRGYSEEDIVKICYQNVFRVWKQTAKVAAELGAEA, from the coding sequence ATGAAAACAACTACAATTTACACTTCGATCAGTTTATTGTTTCTTACACTCTTGCTTGGCTGTGGTGGCGCTAAAGAAGCAGAAGAACCAACCTTGGCAGATGCGGAAGCATTAGCAAAAAAGTACATCATTACCGATGGTCACGTAGACTTACCATTCCGTTTAGCTGTTAAAATGTTTCGAGTAGAAAAAGTCCTTGAGGATGTAACAAAAGAGACAAAAGGTGATTTTGATTATCCGAAAGCCAAAGCAGGCGGGCTGGACGCGCCATTTATGTCCATATATGTGCCATCGTCAAGGCAACTAGATGGGACAGCCAAATCGCTTGCTGACTCTCTTATCGACATAGTGGAAAACATTACTATAGAGCATCCCGATAAATTTGCCTTGGCAAAAACCCCTGAAGATGTAGAGGCGAATTTTGCCAAAGGATTGATCTCTTTCCCAATGGGCATGGAAAATGGCGCACCTATTATGGATAGCATTTCTAATGTGAAATACTTTTACGACAGAGGCATCCGATACATCACGCTTACTCATGGAAAAGACAACCAGATTTGTGATTCTTCTTACGACACTACTTACACCTACAATGGATTAAGTGAGTTCGGTGAGGAAGTAGTAATGGAAATGAACAAGGTGGGAATCATGGTAGATATCTCTCATGTTTCAGATAGTACTTTTTACGATGTGATGAAACTGACAAAAGCTCCGGTAATTGCTTCGCATTCTTCTTGCCGTGAGTTCACCCCTGGTTTTGAGCGTAACATGAACGATGATATGATCAAGAAGCTTGGAGAAAATGGTGGAGTTATCCAAATCAACTTTGGCTCTACGTTTTTGGATGGAGCACTTCAAGAAAAGAGAAAAGCGAACAGGGAAGTGGTAATGGCTTATGCCGAAGAAAATGGTTTGGAAAGAGGTGATTCTTTGCTGACAGTTTTTTCTGATTCGGTAACAGCAGCGAACGATCCATTTTCTTCGGTACAAAAAGTGGCTGACCATATCGACCATGTGGTGAAACTTGCAGGAATTGACCATGTTGGATTAGGATCGGATTTCGATGGAGTAGGAGACTCCTTGCCAGTTGGACTGAAAAATGTATCTCAGTACCCTAACCTTATTTTGGAATTGATGAAAAGAGGATACTCTGAAGAAGACATAGTAAAAATTTGCTACCAAAATGTATTTAGAGTTTGGAAACAAACTGCAAAAGTAGCTGCTGAATTGGGAGCAGAAGCTTAA
- a CDS encoding sialate O-acetylesterase, whose protein sequence is MKRIFVTLFTFFIYAASFAQLKTANIFTDNMVLQRGHEINIWGWGKAGASVQVLLGDVKTQTKVSEEGKWLVALPKQKAGGPFNVEISSGKERISFENVMIGDVWIASGQSNMEWVVNNVKNAEEEIQASNISLIRHFKVERDVAFSPEKDIKKSEWKVTSPETVGHFTAVGYFFAKSIYEELQVPIGILHTSWGGTKVESWIDSQAMMSVPFYQEEVAVLQKSSVAEKAEYIKAKYIEKFGVHNSDTQPAKPQKMNMPSHWEWSGLYGWDGEVWYKTTFETQEGVEPSDAVLSLGKIGHSDEVWINGKKVGNTKDDPETVRAYKIAASALKEGKNELLVKVTETNAVNGGFLSAAKDIFIEMNGKNTMLAGKPWEVQLGEGTVNFETSPSLIPSLLYNAMVDPIISYPSKGFIWYQGESNADKAKQYQTLFPTLITSWREKWQQPDMPFLFVQLANFQPKDEEPPAQSGWAELREAQTKTLSLPNTRMAVTIDIGETHDIHPRNKQDVGKRLALAGLKIAYDKKLVHAGPMYEKMEIKGGKISIKFDNPKSRLLVKGQELKGFAIAGEDKKFKWAKAVVVGKNEVAVSHPDIQSPVVVRYAWGNNPDCNLYNQEELPAVPFRTDDW, encoded by the coding sequence ATGAAAAGAATTTTTGTAACGTTATTTACATTTTTTATATACGCTGCTTCTTTTGCCCAACTCAAAACGGCAAACATCTTTACCGACAACATGGTGCTTCAAAGAGGGCATGAAATCAATATTTGGGGTTGGGGAAAAGCTGGAGCTTCGGTACAAGTTCTGCTGGGTGATGTAAAAACACAAACTAAGGTTTCCGAAGAAGGAAAATGGTTGGTTGCACTTCCCAAGCAAAAAGCAGGAGGCCCTTTCAACGTAGAAATAAGCTCGGGAAAAGAAAGAATTTCTTTTGAAAATGTGATGATTGGAGATGTATGGATCGCATCGGGGCAATCGAATATGGAGTGGGTAGTGAATAATGTAAAAAATGCAGAAGAAGAGATTCAAGCCTCCAATATCTCGCTTATTCGCCATTTTAAAGTAGAGCGAGATGTGGCTTTTAGCCCTGAAAAAGATATCAAAAAAAGCGAATGGAAAGTAACAAGCCCCGAAACAGTTGGACACTTCACTGCTGTTGGGTATTTCTTTGCCAAAAGTATTTACGAAGAGCTGCAAGTACCCATAGGGATTTTGCATACCAGCTGGGGTGGAACGAAAGTAGAATCTTGGATAGATAGCCAAGCCATGATGAGCGTCCCTTTTTACCAAGAGGAAGTGGCTGTGTTGCAAAAAAGTTCGGTAGCAGAAAAGGCGGAATATATAAAAGCGAAATACATAGAAAAGTTTGGCGTGCACAACAGCGATACCCAGCCCGCCAAACCACAAAAAATGAACATGCCAAGCCACTGGGAATGGAGCGGGTTATATGGATGGGATGGTGAAGTATGGTATAAGACCACTTTTGAAACCCAAGAAGGGGTTGAGCCTTCTGATGCTGTGCTGAGTTTGGGCAAAATAGGGCATTCAGATGAAGTTTGGATAAACGGAAAGAAAGTGGGCAATACAAAAGATGATCCAGAGACTGTAAGAGCTTATAAAATAGCAGCGTCGGCTCTGAAAGAAGGTAAAAACGAGTTGCTGGTAAAAGTAACTGAGACAAATGCTGTAAACGGAGGGTTCCTAAGTGCAGCCAAGGATATTTTCATAGAAATGAACGGCAAGAACACGATGCTTGCAGGAAAACCTTGGGAAGTGCAATTGGGCGAAGGCACTGTCAACTTTGAGACAAGTCCCTCCCTCATCCCTTCACTACTGTACAACGCCATGGTAGATCCTATCATAAGCTACCCCTCAAAAGGGTTTATTTGGTACCAAGGCGAATCTAATGCAGACAAAGCCAAGCAATACCAAACGCTATTTCCAACGCTGATTACTAGTTGGAGAGAGAAATGGCAACAGCCCGATATGCCTTTTTTATTTGTGCAACTTGCCAACTTTCAACCTAAAGACGAAGAACCTCCTGCTCAAAGCGGCTGGGCTGAACTTAGGGAAGCGCAAACCAAGACACTTTCCCTTCCCAATACCAGGATGGCAGTCACAATAGACATTGGGGAAACGCATGATATCCACCCACGCAACAAACAAGATGTGGGCAAGCGCTTAGCACTGGCAGGATTGAAAATAGCTTACGACAAAAAGCTTGTCCACGCAGGGCCTATGTATGAGAAAATGGAGATAAAAGGTGGTAAAATCTCCATAAAGTTTGACAACCCTAAGAGCAGGCTGTTGGTAAAAGGGCAAGAGCTCAAAGGTTTTGCAATTGCTGGAGAAGACAAGAAGTTTAAGTGGGCAAAAGCTGTAGTGGTTGGCAAAAACGAAGTTGCGGTTAGCCACCCCGACATCCAATCGCCGGTGGTCGTGCGATATGCATGGGGCAACAATCCTGATTGCAACCTTTACAATCAGGAAGAACTCCCCGCTGTTCCTTTTAGAACGGATGATTGGTAG
- the crtD gene encoding 1-hydroxycarotenoid 3,4-desaturase CrtD — protein MTKTYNKTACIIGAGIAGLATAIRLSQLGYKVTVFEANAYPGGKLTEFEQDGYRFDAGPSLFTMPQYVTELFQLSSKNPDDYFKHKRLPVICSYFYEDGTELTAYADHNKLVKEFEDKLGEDPESIRKFIAKSKEMYDLTKNVFLKKSLHKLSTYLNIGTLKSFLQLYKLDINKTMDEVNTSYFKNPKTVQLFNRYATYNGSDPYQAPATLNIIPHLEYGYGAFLPKGGMHSITKAIFRLAKDVGVTFHFSSPVSQIMVEKKTVKGIKVAGKVHRYDLVVSNMDMVNTYKKLLPNNPHPNRLLNQPKSSSALIFYWGIKKQFEQMDVHNIFFSEEYQQEFETIFKSKDIFDDPTVYVNITSKVEKKDAPEGCENWFVMINVPNDQGQDWQAFIEKARKSILAKLSRILGEDVAVLIETEAILDPPTIEKRTSSFGGALYGNSSNNPFAAFLRHPNFSGSFKNLYFCGGSVHPGGGIPLCLLSAKIVGDLVSKRKQSS, from the coding sequence ATGACCAAGACTTATAATAAAACTGCATGTATCATTGGTGCTGGCATAGCAGGTTTGGCTACAGCCATTCGCCTTTCTCAACTTGGGTACAAGGTTACAGTTTTTGAAGCAAATGCGTACCCTGGGGGAAAGCTCACCGAATTTGAACAAGATGGCTATCGGTTCGATGCTGGTCCTTCACTGTTTACCATGCCGCAATACGTGACCGAGCTTTTCCAGCTTTCGTCGAAAAACCCAGATGATTATTTCAAGCACAAAAGACTTCCCGTGATTTGCAGCTATTTCTATGAAGACGGAACTGAACTAACAGCTTATGCAGATCATAATAAATTGGTAAAAGAGTTTGAAGATAAGCTGGGGGAGGATCCGGAAAGCATCCGTAAGTTCATTGCCAAGAGCAAGGAAATGTACGATCTTACCAAGAATGTTTTCCTAAAAAAATCCTTGCACAAACTGTCTACTTATCTAAACATAGGCACATTGAAATCTTTTTTGCAGTTGTACAAATTGGACATCAATAAGACCATGGACGAGGTAAACACTAGCTATTTTAAAAACCCTAAAACTGTTCAGCTTTTTAATAGATATGCTACCTACAACGGCTCAGACCCTTATCAAGCTCCTGCAACCCTCAATATTATCCCTCATCTGGAATATGGTTATGGAGCTTTTTTGCCCAAGGGAGGTATGCACTCTATTACTAAAGCCATCTTCCGACTAGCCAAGGATGTTGGTGTCACCTTTCACTTCTCAAGTCCAGTTTCCCAGATTATGGTTGAGAAAAAAACTGTAAAAGGTATCAAAGTAGCTGGGAAAGTCCATCGTTACGATTTGGTGGTGAGCAATATGGATATGGTAAATACTTATAAAAAACTGTTGCCCAACAACCCTCATCCAAATCGTTTGTTGAATCAGCCTAAATCTAGCTCGGCACTGATTTTTTATTGGGGGATAAAAAAACAGTTTGAGCAAATGGATGTACATAACATCTTTTTTAGCGAAGAGTACCAGCAAGAGTTTGAGACGATTTTCAAGTCCAAAGACATTTTTGATGACCCTACAGTATATGTCAATATCACTTCTAAGGTTGAGAAAAAAGATGCTCCTGAAGGTTGTGAAAATTGGTTTGTGATGATAAATGTCCCTAATGACCAAGGACAGGACTGGCAGGCTTTTATTGAAAAGGCAAGGAAAAGCATTTTGGCAAAACTTAGCAGAATACTTGGTGAAGACGTTGCTGTATTGATTGAAACTGAAGCTATTTTAGATCCGCCTACTATTGAGAAAAGAACTTCTTCTTTTGGAGGGGCGCTTTATGGCAATAGCAGCAACAATCCATTTGCCGCTTTTCTCAGGCATCCTAACTTTTCAGGAAGCTTCAAAAACCTGTATTTCTGCGGAGGGAGCGTTCATCCGGGAGGTGGAATTCCTCTTTGCCTTCTTTCAGCTAAAATTGTAGGCGATTTGGTTTCAAAAAGGAAGCAGAGTAGTTGA
- a CDS encoding kelch repeat-containing protein, translating into MNKNIKILFYALGVIFFSFTLSACEDEDEDELLGNWVEKSDFKGIRRSNTVSFVIGETAYVGTGYNGDEDEYYTDFYAYNVNTDFWESKSTMPGVGRSAAVAFAIDDKAYVGLGFDGDEEMGDFYMYDSSSDEWEQIADFGGTARKNAVAFALNGKGYVGTGDDGNNLNDFWEYDPSTDTWTEIPGIGKKKENALVFVIGEYAYVGTGTDNGTYEEDFWKFDPTLLPEYPWTRVADLDSEDEYDLTRENASAFSMNGLGYIMLGSGGTVSRSVWEYDPSADYWYEKTSFEGAARIDAAAFSINNRGFVTTGRTGSSYFDDMWEFKPFEEEDEED; encoded by the coding sequence ATGAATAAGAATATCAAAATCCTTTTTTACGCTTTAGGAGTAATTTTCTTCTCATTTACACTTAGCGCTTGTGAAGACGAGGATGAAGACGAGTTGCTTGGCAACTGGGTTGAAAAAAGTGACTTCAAAGGTATTAGAAGATCGAATACGGTTTCTTTTGTGATAGGAGAAACAGCCTACGTGGGCACTGGCTATAATGGAGACGAAGACGAATACTACACAGACTTCTATGCGTACAATGTAAACACTGATTTTTGGGAGTCGAAAAGTACAATGCCGGGAGTTGGCAGAAGTGCTGCTGTTGCATTTGCCATAGATGACAAGGCATATGTTGGATTAGGGTTCGATGGAGATGAAGAAATGGGCGACTTTTATATGTACGACTCTAGTTCGGACGAGTGGGAACAAATTGCCGATTTCGGAGGTACAGCTCGCAAAAATGCCGTGGCCTTTGCACTAAATGGAAAAGGGTATGTGGGAACTGGCGACGATGGAAATAACCTAAACGATTTTTGGGAATATGACCCTTCAACCGACACTTGGACGGAAATTCCTGGAATAGGCAAGAAAAAAGAAAATGCACTTGTGTTCGTGATTGGGGAATATGCGTATGTTGGAACTGGAACTGACAACGGTACCTACGAAGAGGACTTCTGGAAATTCGATCCTACCCTACTCCCAGAATATCCTTGGACCCGCGTGGCAGATCTCGACAGCGAAGACGAATATGACCTCACAAGGGAAAATGCATCAGCATTTTCTATGAATGGACTTGGGTATATTATGCTCGGTTCTGGAGGAACAGTTTCCCGATCTGTTTGGGAATATGACCCTTCTGCCGACTATTGGTACGAAAAAACATCTTTTGAAGGAGCGGCAAGAATAGATGCGGCAGCATTTTCTATAAATAACAGAGGTTTTGTGACTACTGGAAGAACAGGGAGTTCCTATTTTGACGATATGTGGGAATTCAAGCCATTTGAAGAAGAAGACGAAGAGGATTAA
- a CDS encoding LytTR family DNA-binding domain-containing protein: MNCIAIDDEPLALELIERYIQKVPFLKLMGSFLSPFDALEMLNSTIVDLVFTDINMPDINGIDFVKSLCSQPKVIFTSAHSEYAIEGFDLDATDYLLKPYSFDRFLKAVNKANNKQDSSNIPQNAFLSDFIFVNSEHHMIKVALSDIYYIEGFKEYVKIYTSNERPILTIKSLKAFGEQLNSDLFIRTHRSYIVSIDKIQDIKNSRVKVKNNYLPIGSSFREQFNKFVLKGRV, from the coding sequence ATGAACTGCATAGCCATAGATGACGAGCCACTTGCCCTTGAGCTAATTGAGCGGTACATCCAAAAAGTTCCATTCCTCAAACTTATGGGTTCTTTTTTAAGCCCATTTGACGCGCTTGAAATGTTAAACAGTACTATTGTCGACCTTGTTTTTACAGATATAAACATGCCCGACATCAACGGTATTGACTTTGTGAAATCGCTTTGTTCGCAGCCGAAGGTGATTTTCACCTCAGCTCATTCCGAATATGCAATTGAAGGATTCGACTTAGATGCAACAGATTATTTATTGAAACCTTACAGCTTCGACCGTTTTTTGAAAGCTGTAAACAAAGCCAACAATAAGCAAGATTCATCAAATATTCCCCAAAATGCATTCCTTTCCGATTTTATCTTTGTCAATTCAGAACATCATATGATCAAGGTAGCACTTTCAGATATATATTATATAGAAGGTTTCAAAGAATATGTCAAAATTTACACCTCTAATGAGCGACCAATCCTGACCATAAAAAGTTTGAAGGCATTTGGAGAGCAACTGAACAGTGATTTGTTCATCCGAACACACCGTTCTTATATTGTTTCAATAGACAAAATCCAAGATATTAAAAATAGCAGGGTGAAGGTAAAAAACAATTATTTGCCCATTGGTTCTAGCTTTAGAGAACAATTCAACAAGTTCGTGCTAAAGGGGCGAGTTTAG
- a CDS encoding redoxin domain-containing protein codes for MNSNIIKDAVQLNVSAPKFKLQDIFDREIDLESYRGKKVFIAFFRHAGCPFCNLRVHRLQKVHEDLKAKGLEMIFFFESPKSALLNSTFHQEISPIPLIADPEKIWYSTYALEPSSSNTAKSHLTSFISTAIKAKLNSLPLGPPKDGESLTTMPAEFLLDEDLILRKLHYSKGLNDRIAIDHLYEFAGQKAKKLKVA; via the coding sequence ATGAACTCCAATATTATTAAAGATGCCGTGCAGTTGAATGTCTCAGCACCAAAATTCAAACTCCAAGATATATTTGATAGGGAGATTGATCTGGAAAGCTACCGAGGCAAAAAAGTGTTTATCGCGTTTTTCAGACATGCAGGCTGCCCTTTTTGTAACTTGCGTGTGCACCGACTTCAGAAAGTACACGAAGATTTGAAGGCAAAAGGATTGGAAATGATCTTTTTCTTTGAATCTCCAAAATCTGCTTTATTAAACAGTACTTTCCACCAAGAGATTTCCCCAATTCCACTTATTGCAGATCCTGAAAAAATCTGGTATAGCACATATGCGTTAGAGCCTTCCTCATCAAATACAGCTAAAAGCCACTTGACTTCATTTATTTCAACGGCGATAAAGGCTAAACTAAATTCTCTGCCCCTAGGACCTCCAAAAGACGGCGAATCGCTAACGACCATGCCAGCCGAGTTTTTGCTAGACGAGGATTTGATACTTCGCAAGTTGCATTATTCTAAAGGGTTGAACGATCGTATAGCGATTGATCATTTGTATGAATTTGCTGGACAGAAAGCGAAAAAGCTTAAAGTAGCTTGA
- a CDS encoding PLP-dependent aminotransferase family protein, with product MDSIFSDRISDAPKSFIREILKVAVNTEIISFAGGLPNRNLFPVKELQAATNKVFDLAGKDALQYSNTEGYLELRQFISNRYKEQKGFDIPVKNILITSGSQQGLDLLGKTFINEGDDVIIEEPGYLGAIQAFSIYRAKFNTVTLNEDGLDLNQLAGVLDKKEPKLIYTVPNFQNPSGISYSAENRKAIAEQLKEVRTLLVEDDPYGALRYSGEPKASFYSYIPEQTVMLGTFSKTVVPSFRIGWMVAPDSIMERLVIAKQASDLHTNYFSQRVLAQYLEDNDIDEHIENIRLLYGKQRQAMIESIKEHFPEDVHYTLPEGGMFLWVTLPKGYSTMNLFDIAIKKNVAFVPGSPFYVGKNDTNTFRLNFSCVDEGSIKTGIERLAQSMRELIS from the coding sequence ATGGACAGTATTTTTTCCGACCGTATCTCCGATGCCCCAAAGTCATTTATCAGAGAGATTTTAAAAGTTGCTGTGAATACAGAGATCATCTCTTTTGCAGGCGGCTTGCCTAATCGCAACTTATTTCCAGTCAAAGAATTGCAAGCTGCAACCAACAAAGTCTTTGACTTGGCAGGGAAAGATGCTTTGCAGTATAGCAACACGGAAGGGTATTTGGAACTTCGTCAGTTTATCTCCAATAGGTACAAAGAACAAAAAGGGTTTGATATTCCAGTTAAGAATATTTTGATCACTTCAGGATCGCAGCAAGGTTTGGATTTGTTGGGAAAAACATTCATCAACGAAGGAGATGACGTGATCATAGAAGAGCCAGGTTACTTGGGTGCTATCCAAGCTTTTTCCATTTATAGGGCGAAGTTCAACACGGTTACGCTCAATGAAGATGGTCTGGATTTGAACCAGCTTGCCGGGGTGTTGGATAAAAAGGAACCAAAATTGATCTATACCGTCCCTAATTTTCAAAACCCTTCTGGCATCAGCTACTCTGCGGAAAATAGAAAGGCTATTGCAGAACAGCTCAAAGAAGTGAGAACTCTTTTGGTTGAGGACGATCCCTATGGCGCCTTGCGTTATTCTGGAGAACCAAAGGCTAGTTTCTATTCGTACATACCAGAGCAAACGGTTATGCTAGGCACATTTTCCAAAACGGTTGTACCTTCCTTTAGAATAGGATGGATGGTTGCTCCAGATTCGATCATGGAGCGGTTGGTGATAGCTAAGCAAGCATCTGATTTGCATACGAACTACTTCTCTCAACGTGTGCTGGCTCAATACCTTGAAGACAATGATATTGATGAGCATATAGAAAACATCAGGTTGCTTTACGGCAAGCAAAGACAAGCAATGATAGAAAGTATTAAAGAGCATTTTCCTGAAGATGTTCATTATACCTTGCCCGAGGGCGGCATGTTTTTGTGGGTGACTTTACCCAAAGGTTATTCGACCATGAACTTGTTTGATATCGCAATTAAAAAGAATGTAGCTTTTGTACCTGGCTCACCTTTTTATGTGGGCAAAAACGATACGAATACCTTCCGCTTAAACTTCTCTTGTGTAGACGAAGGAAGCATAAAAACTGGGATTGAACGATTGGCTCAATCCATGCGAGAGCTGATTAGCTAA
- a CDS encoding PQQ-binding-like beta-propeller repeat protein — protein sequence MKLKTKGLIPLLFLSLLITCQDQTEKKLIQVKSSTDWPAYLGDLASSQSSPLTLINKENINELKVAWEYKSGGKSEGNYSQIQCNPLIIDGVLYGTNPRIEVFALNAATGQELWKFDPNLADGSGLNVNRGLSYWENETKTEKRIYFTSGDELFALDALSGLPVSSFGTNGKASLRQELNVKAEDGYIVSTTPGVIFKNLLILGQRVSESTDAVSGYVRAFDIHTGKVVWTFKTIPEPREFGYDTWPKDAYKKIGGANSWAGISLDLENEMVFVPTGSAAFDFYGGNRKGENLFANCLLALDANTGKRIWHFQTTHHDIWDRDIPAPPNLITLKKDGKEIEAVAQITKQGYVFLFDRKTGGPIFDIEEIPMPASTIEGEEAWPTQPIPVAPPPFARQLFTEDLVSDISPEIHEKALEQFRKVKSGQQYLPPSKEGTIILPGFDGGGEWGGAAFDEAEGLLYVNSSEMPWILTLIDIKEKEELSVGAMAYKVNCAVCHGVEMEGSPSYPDLLSVSERYTPEELLNIIKKGKGFMPAFEYIDDPKQQAIVTLLMGEDAPAKLTDAHEIGKDAVDPDVPYTHTGYNRFLDEEGNPAIQPPWGNLTAIDLVNGTIKWQVPLGEIEELTERGIPKTGTENYGGPVVTAGGLIFIAASKDEHFRVFDKATGEELWKYKLPAAGYATPSVYEVNGKQYVVIACGGGKIGTKSGDSYVAFSLP from the coding sequence ATGAAACTGAAAACCAAAGGGCTGATTCCCTTACTTTTCCTGAGCCTGTTGATCACTTGCCAAGACCAGACGGAAAAGAAATTAATTCAAGTAAAAAGTAGTACAGATTGGCCAGCCTATTTGGGTGACCTTGCCAGCAGCCAATCTTCCCCACTTACCCTCATCAACAAAGAAAACATAAACGAGCTTAAGGTAGCTTGGGAATACAAATCGGGTGGGAAAAGCGAAGGAAACTACTCTCAAATCCAATGCAACCCGCTCATTATAGACGGTGTGCTTTATGGTACAAACCCTCGGATAGAAGTATTTGCCCTCAATGCTGCCACTGGGCAAGAGCTTTGGAAATTCGATCCAAACCTAGCGGATGGTAGCGGGCTGAATGTAAACAGAGGGCTGAGCTATTGGGAAAATGAAACAAAAACAGAAAAACGCATCTATTTCACATCGGGCGATGAACTGTTTGCCCTCGATGCCCTCTCAGGACTGCCTGTGTCTAGTTTTGGTACAAATGGCAAGGCTTCGCTCAGACAAGAATTAAATGTAAAAGCAGAAGACGGATATATTGTCTCTACCACACCAGGTGTCATTTTTAAAAACTTATTGATCCTTGGGCAGCGTGTTTCTGAAAGCACCGACGCCGTTTCGGGCTATGTCCGCGCTTTTGATATCCACACAGGAAAGGTGGTCTGGACATTCAAAACCATTCCCGAACCCAGGGAATTTGGTTACGACACGTGGCCTAAAGATGCCTATAAAAAAATAGGAGGCGCAAACTCATGGGCAGGAATAAGCCTCGACCTTGAAAATGAAATGGTATTTGTCCCTACAGGCTCGGCTGCTTTCGATTTTTACGGAGGAAACAGAAAAGGCGAAAACCTATTTGCTAACTGCCTTTTGGCTCTCGATGCCAACACTGGCAAAAGAATCTGGCATTTCCAGACCACCCACCACGATATTTGGGACAGGGACATACCCGCTCCTCCAAACTTGATAACCCTCAAAAAAGACGGAAAGGAAATAGAAGCCGTAGCCCAAATCACCAAGCAGGGTTATGTATTCTTGTTTGATAGAAAAACAGGCGGTCCTATTTTCGATATTGAAGAAATTCCTATGCCTGCTTCCACCATAGAGGGAGAAGAAGCGTGGCCTACGCAGCCTATTCCTGTAGCACCTCCCCCATTTGCCAGGCAACTCTTTACCGAAGACCTAGTTTCTGACATCAGTCCAGAAATCCACGAAAAGGCTTTGGAGCAGTTTAGAAAAGTAAAAAGCGGCCAACAGTATTTGCCCCCAAGCAAAGAAGGAACGATAATCTTACCCGGTTTTGATGGCGGCGGAGAATGGGGCGGCGCAGCTTTCGACGAAGCCGAAGGTCTCTTATATGTGAACAGCAGCGAGATGCCTTGGATTCTGACACTGATTGATATAAAAGAAAAAGAAGAGCTAAGCGTCGGTGCTATGGCTTATAAAGTAAACTGTGCTGTTTGCCACGGAGTAGAAATGGAAGGCTCGCCTTCTTACCCCGATTTGCTTTCTGTAAGTGAAAGGTACACCCCAGAAGAATTGTTGAACATTATCAAAAAAGGAAAAGGCTTTATGCCAGCTTTTGAATACATCGACGATCCAAAACAACAGGCTATAGTGACATTGCTCATGGGAGAAGATGCGCCTGCCAAACTCACCGATGCGCACGAAATAGGAAAAGATGCGGTAGACCCAGACGTGCCTTATACCCACACGGGCTACAATAGATTTTTAGACGAAGAAGGCAACCCAGCCATACAGCCACCTTGGGGGAACCTTACCGCCATAGACTTGGTAAATGGGACTATAAAATGGCAAGTGCCTTTGGGGGAAATTGAAGAGCTGACCGAACGGGGAATCCCCAAAACAGGGACTGAAAACTACGGAGGCCCTGTGGTCACTGCCGGAGGGCTTATTTTTATTGCAGCTTCCAAAGACGAACATTTCCGTGTGTTTGACAAAGCAACGGGAGAAGAGTTGTGGAAGTACAAACTTCCCGCAGCGGGCTATGCCACCCCTAGTGTGTACGAAGTAAATGGAAAGCAATATGTAGTAATTGCCTGCGGTGGCGGTAAAATTGGAACAAAATCGGGGGACAGTTATGTGGCTTTTTCCTTACCTTAA
- a CDS encoding ArsC/Spx/MgsR family protein has translation MIENHNNEVVIYYNSNHSVDKEVIAYAQTHFRFVRTVNVIESRLTGTRLTEIASRLGMPLDYLVCLTSDAAKTIGLDFGNMDDIDLIKLLQHYPDLIKSPIVISKNKAVVATGAKDIYEMAETYSEIM, from the coding sequence ATGATAGAAAACCATAATAATGAGGTGGTTATATATTATAATTCTAACCACTCAGTCGACAAAGAGGTGATTGCCTACGCACAGACTCATTTTAGATTTGTCCGTACGGTAAATGTGATCGAAAGCCGCTTGACCGGAACCCGCCTTACAGAAATAGCCAGCAGATTGGGCATGCCCTTAGACTATTTAGTTTGCCTTACCAGCGATGCAGCCAAAACCATTGGTCTAGACTTTGGAAACATGGACGACATTGACCTTATAAAATTACTCCAGCATTATCCTGATTTGATAAAATCCCCAATAGTAATTTCTAAGAACAAAGCAGTTGTAGCAACTGGAGCGAAGGATATTTATGAAATGGCTGAAACCTATAGCGAGATTATGTAA